DNA from Branchiostoma lanceolatum isolate klBraLanc5 chromosome 9, klBraLanc5.hap2, whole genome shotgun sequence:
TCTGTCATGTTTCATTTGTCAAAATAACCAGCGTTTCTTAGAAGGGAAACGTTGATATAGCTGCCCTTGCCTCTAGCAATTTGGGGTCGACTGTTAAATGGTGCCCCCCGCCCGCTGAAGCGGCTCATTACCATACGATGAGTTGACAGACATATTGTCAGATACAGCTTGACGTTAACGTCACGAAATATGCGCGCAATATCCCTTCAAAAATCATCGATTCTCCAAAGCTACAGACTGACATTACTATGATTTAACAGTAATATTTTACTACACCAAAgcgctgatttgattataaggtCACATACTGTAACTAGTGGCCTGTAAGGAAACGTAAATGTCACCGCGGTAAGTGCCCTGACTCACCGGTATCTGACGTCAATCTGGGCTGAGCTGAACACTGTTCGTGGTTATAGTGGTGACCTGGATTATTCAACTGGAAAAATGAACataacacaaaaagtttggaagcTTAAGTTTGACTCATTTTTCTTATGATTAGCATTTTCactaacatcatttggcaacTTGCATAAATGCATAGTCATTGCAGTTTGCAGGGCTCATTCTATTCTCTTTTGCAGCGTGTCCGGACGGCTACAGCTACAATGCCGGTCTGTGCTACCGATGGACCGAGACCCTCTCGTTTGCTCTGGATGCCATCGACGACTGTGCGTCTGACGGGGCGACCCTCGCCTTGCCCCGTAGTCAGGGCGAGCACGACTACCTGACCGGCCTGGTCTCAGAGACCATCCTTATCGGCGTCACGGATATTTTCAATGAAGGGACATGGGAGTACTCGGACGGCACTCCGATTGGAGCCTTCAACAAGCTTCTTCCCGATGCAGATCATCCAAACACCGGCCAGATAGACTGTGTGGTCATGTCCAAAGACCACGCTTACATGTGGAAACCCAGTTCCTGCTCCCAACAACAGTACGGCTATGTCTGTCAAAAGGGTGAGGAGTCCATTATTTCTTATtaactccatgaaaaatggaggtattgttttgtttgtttgtgtgtgtgtgtgtgtgtgtgtgtgtgtgtgtgtgtgtgtgtgtatatgtgtgtgtgttagtttgtttgtggtggtggtggtgtgtgtgtgtgtgtgccttgtgtgtgtgtgtgtctgtgtttatgTTTCAACAAATTTGTGGTCAGCGATGAATGACAAACCTCTGGAAGAATTGTTATGTGGGTACGTGTCAAGACGAAGACCAAGGTAGATTTTTAGGGCCTCCTGGGTGtgtggccttggtactgcagcagaacttctggcttttgtatctttggtcctggacatgctatgtccttttttttttttatagcagGTGGCCTTTGacgtaaggaagaagtggtgtaggtctgggcccctagcagcttgttctgatTTGATATATGTCGTTTTGTGATTGTATATTACTTCTGATTGTACACGGTTTCATGCCGTTAGCCTGGTAAGGATGCTATTATAGCTATGGAATTTAGTACATGGGCGAGGTAGTGCTTTCCAAAGTACGTATGTTTGCAACGGTCGGTACAAAGTGACAGTGCTCTACCTACCACACTGGTGATCTTATGGGTGACATCTATGCGCATCTACTTTCgctggtttaaaaaaaaaggaaaaggaaagggaaTTATGACCTCCGTCTTCGCTCGCCACAGGCAAATCTTTACTACAACTCCGTGGCGGCATCATCTTTATCGAACAATTTACAGGACATGTACACTCGACCACTTTTATTCGCAAATTGTAAAGGAGACGTGTCCTTTAGGACctattttgtgtcttttgttatcCGATGATGTGTTCGTGAAGTGTCTTAGATATTATCATTTGTGATTTTGAATGGTCACTATATTGGAAAAGAAGTCAAATAAGCCTCAAGAATtgaaacccctttgcgagcctttcacGATTTCTCCATTCCCACAAACAcgaaaatttggcaatttggcggtcgTTTCAACCGCTTTTCAGCaggcggccgggagcggtactgcagttTGGTCTATGATAGATCATGTAGTCACTACTTGTAGaatgtaaatatatgtacaaGAAATTAGAAACAGAGCATGACATTTAGCATGACATTTACGACACTAGTTGACATAAGAAGGATCGACTTATAGGCaccgcgcgaggagcccatgtaactGCATGAAGGCCCcttaaaagcgccacctacattcatgtatacaGCATATCGTGTAGGTAAAGTAtaaagatataacgttacatctataTGGATGTTATACGTTTTTCCTTTACAACTAAAGCTTAACTTAAGCCTTTTACTCAACTGTTAATCGGCTTATATTATGTAGTTCACGACTTTCATTTTACTTcgtgtttatttcattattgtgtAAACTATaccttattattatcattatctcatttcctTGTATTCTTGCAATTAGGCTTCGGGCAtggatttgcaataaagttattattatatttaGTAAGGGACTGTCAGATAGGCCCGGCCGTCACCCAGAAAACATTACGGTCTTTcacccctacatctgcttggagactttaTCGGATTTCTAATGACAACTTTGTCCCTGTACTTAATTTGACGTCGaagtgtgagagtgtgtgtatgtaatggtatgtacatatatgtgtgtaaatgtgtgggtgtgagtgcgtatgtatgtgtgtatgtaagcgCGCGCTTGCGGTTTGCATTTGAAATTGAGTGTATGTGtaggcgtgtgtgtgtgtgtgtctctgtgcgTCTGTgtatctctctctgtctctctccctctctctctctctctctgtgtgtttgtgtgtgtgtgtgtgtgtgtgtgtggagggcTTTAGTTCTAATGCTAAATGTGACTTATATCCCTTTCTTCTCTGTTCTTTTCCAGATGCCGACACAGGGATTCCCCCGCTCGGTAAGTCCCTTGGTTATACAGTATTCTCTATTAGAGTAGATACTAGAAATCAAAACCTTACCTTGTTCCTGAAAGAAAGTTTTGATACGGTGGTTATAACTACAGTAACTAATCTATGTACACTCGGTTCTATTCTCTTTTGCAGCGTGTCCGAACGGCTACAGCTACAATGCCGGTCTGTGCTACCGATGGACCGAGACACTCTCGTCTCCTCTGGATGCCATGGACGACTGTGCGTCTGACGGGTCGACCCTCGCCTTGCCCCGTAGTCAGGGCGAGCACGACTACCTGACCGGCCTGGTCTCAGAGACTACCCTTATCGGCGTGACGGATATTTTAAATGAAGGGACATGGGAGTACTCGGACGGCACTCCGATTGGAGCCTTCAACAAGTTTCTTCCCCATGCAGCCGATGCAGATTATCCCAACACCGCCCAGATAGACTGTGTGGTCATGTCCAAAGACCACGCTTACATGTGGAAACCCAGTTCCTGCTCCCAACAACAGTACAGCTATGTCTGTCAACAGGGTGAGGATTCACTACGTCATTACCGTCGCCAGAAGgattttagatacatgtaatagatTTTGAGCCacggcactgcagcggaacgcAAAGTTTTGACACCTCGTCTTCTGGACCATCtttggttttaattttttttgtggcagataacTTTTGATGTTAGGAAAAAGTGGTTTTGCTTTACTATACTACTTTCCTTTTTGGTTCTTTTCCAGATGCTGACATGACTCAGTTTCCACAGCTAGGTGAGTTCCTTGGTTAACTTTACATCGGTATGAGACCTGGCGGTAGTTGACATGATCTAACTACAGTAACTTTTTAAAGATCGCCTACAATTCTGTAGAGTATAATCAGAACCTTACCTCGTTCCAAATGTAAGTTTTTATAAGGTGGCTCTAAATGCAGTAACATTGACACATTATAATCGATCTAAAGGCGATTTTACCGGCCGAATAAGGCAGATGCACAATGCAAAGTGTCATGCTCTCTGTATAcgacattatgcaaattgtacCGACTGTGATGTCATTATCTTGCAGAGTGTCCGGCTGGTTATACGGGTGTGTCCGGCACAAAGTGCTACAGAGTCGTCACCACAGTGGACAGTGCCGTCACGGCGTTAGCAGAGTGCCAGAACGAGGGTGCTGACGCCGTCCTGCCGACGTCAGACCTGGAGCACTACTACCTCAAGTCCCTGGGCCTGGGAACCCACTGGATCGGTGAAGCTTAGATCACTTGTTCTTTGCCTTCAATGACTTCTGTGTCAGCCAGTTTAGTCAAGATAGCTAACTATTTCTTTCAAGTCAGTCAGATGTCTCATTCTACTGCCTCTTCGTCTTTTTAACGACATTCGTGCATGTTCTAGAAGACTTTAGTATtgaggattttaaaaaaaagatctcACTCGCTTGAAGTTGGCCTTACGGTGGTGTTAACGACACTCGTGCATGTTCTACGACTACATGACTGAAGTATTGAGGATTTTTACGAGATCTTCCCTTGCTTAAAGTTGGATTGTACATTTCTCGTCCTCACGCAGGTATAACCGATGCTGAGCCCCATGCTACAGAGGGTAACTGGGTTTATATCACTACTGGCCTTCCACCACTGGGTGCTTTTAACAGGTATGTTATGTATCTTATAATAAGTGTACTAACAGTGGTGTATTAACGTTGCCAACGTACTCATTTTTCTCATCATTTTCCCAGTTCTTTTTGCGGATGGAAAAGTCTTGGAAGGTAGCGTTGCATATGTCTTTGTACCCTTGTATCGTGAGACGTTGTCGTATCCATACTTCTTTACAACTACAATTCACATAGGTGGGGCTCCACTGCGAACACAGATGATCTAGACTGTGTGACAATGGACTCCACTGAGGCTTTCCAATGGGCACCAACCAACTGTTTAGACAACCATGCTTGTGTGTGTCAGAAAGGTATTTTCATTCCTACATAACGAAACCAGGCGGATAGTATTAGTAGCTCTATGTTTCTATGAAATAGAAAGTATAAAGACGTTTGTATCAAGTTTGCCAGGTATTATGTTGAGTGACTGAGAGGCACCAAATGTCTGCCTACATTTACCTAAGTGCTGCAGTCATTTCGGAAATGACATTATGTAAAATCCATAAAACCAGACTTTCCATCACAATACATAAAGCAGGGGGTACTTTGATAAGTCATTGAACCTTGGTGTCGGAGTGTTGGCAATTCAAAATTGATGagtgttttgtatttttgtgtgtgtccgtTTGGAATCGTTTCCCCCAGATCCACCTGATCAGTGCCCACCACTGGTGCCCCCAGGGAACGGCGCCGTTAGCGGGTCCAGTTTGCCGGGAGCCGTGGCGACGTTTTCGTGCGATGTTGGATACAACATGCACGGCGCTTCTACAACCACCTGCCAGGCCGACTTAACCTGGAGCAATACAAACTACCCAACTTGCATCAGTAAGAATCCTCTAgatattgttgcaattttgagGAGGGGGGGTcgttgtgcatgtgtgtgtgtttgcgtgcatgtgtgtgtgttcatgtgtgggtttgtatgtatgcgcgtgtgtgtgtgtgtgcatgtgtgattatttgtgtttgcatgtgtgcatttatgtgtgtgtgtgcgtgtgtgcaggtgtgtgtgtacatgtgtgtgtgtgtgtgtgtgtgtgtgcatgtgtgttcgTGTGGTCATGTGTAGGTTTGtatgagtgcgtgtgtgtgtgcatgtgtgattgtgtgtgtgtgcatgtgtgtgtgtgtacatatgtgtgtgtgtgtgtgtgtgtgtgtgtgtgtgtgtgtgtgtgtgtgtgtgtgttcgtgtgtgtccAAATGTGCGCAGGGAGACTGTAACATGCATGGGTCTGTAGCAGTTGCCCAAGGTATTTCTTCATCTTTGCCTCTACACAGTTGCCCAATGCCCGCCACTGTCGACTCTCCCGCACGGTTCTCTCAGCCCGGTGTCCCACCCGTACGTGTACCAGGACGAGGTGCTGTTCTCCTGCGACACCGGGTACAACATCGCCGGCGTGTCCAGCATCACGTGTCAGGCTGACGGCTTTTGGAGCGACATGATGCCCACCTGCAACAGTAAGAGGCATTAGcatcctttgcaggccttctgggtgGCGCCGGCGTTAtttggaggaggggggggggggctggccCCGGagtcgcgattttcaacttatcgggtccagggACTTTAGCTGGGGAAATCGTATTGCCGGCCATGGAAAGGCAATACGATTGTTGAAAAATCGCGAatcaccgcccccctcccccaaaggCTAGGCTAAGCTATGCTTCTGTTTCCTGTTAGCCAAGCGCCCTGCTGTAGCTAGGTATATAGGTTGATCtattaaaaagaaaagatagaaacaataacacaaaaacaataatttttgtaCCTAAGCTAACAAGTAAGAGGCAGTATCTAAGGTAAAAATAGTTAACTTATCGACATTTATGATAACTGTGacttgtacttgtgtttgttcTTAAGAATGCTTTCATATCATGATTAGGAATCATTCTAGTTGGAGATGTGAAGGATGACTTTCTGGGTTAAAGTGGAGCAAGTTTTCTTCCTACTTTAATTTGTTTTACACTTCCCTATCAACATTTCTTGTGGAAAGTCTTTTTATAACTTCAACCACTGCCTTTCCCACTTTCCATCTTTCCACTGAAGTTTGTGTTTTTCCCCATGGCAGTTGTACAATGTCCATTGGTAACGGTTCAACTTCCCGTTATACGGAGTTCTGGCGGATCCCCGTACTCTTACCAAGACGAGGTGACGTTCACCTGTGCGGATGGATACGCCATGGACGGTGCTGCTAATGCGACATGTCAGGCTAGCGGTACCTGGAGCGACGAAGTCCCGACCTGCAATGgtaaggccattttgatttgattacatggatgtcgGAAGCAAAGTCATGGGGAGGTCCTCTAATTTCATCAGGAAGAAAATACGTCGATGATTATTGTTGGTGTTCATTGCTTGCAGACATAGATGCCTGTCTGGCTACTCCGTGCcacgcccaggccacctgtacagATAATCCCGCTCCTGCCCTTGATGCAATATGTGAATGTAACACTGGGTACACAGGAGACGGACTGGCTGATGGAAATGGATGTTCAGGTTAGAACTTTTCAAAAATCGAGAATGTTCTCTTAAATTGCGTGAAAATACTTGCACCTTTTAAAATCAGACTGgtgtctttaatttttttacctACGTCATATAGTTGTCACTGTTGTTCACACCGCCAATGTGGATTACAGGATGCCTGCTGGATGAGGGTGTCATTTACATGTTCCAGCTTGGCAAATCATTGATTCTACCCCATACCGCCATACAGTCGTGCAGTGTCCCGCACTGACAGCCCCTGCCAACGGTGCCGTGAGCGGGACCAACTTCTACGGAGACGTGGCCAccttcacgtgtgacccaggGTACAACCTGGTCGGCGGTTCTACAAGAACGTGTCAGGCGGACACCACTTGGAGTGGAAGCTCACCAACAtgcacaggtgagaaaccaccAGGAGGAGAGACAATGTCTTCTACCAACGCATATGAACGTTCAAATGAAAACTCTTTGATGTCAACTGCTGTCTAGTACTTTGAAATCCGTTTACGTATATCTAGAAAGAACATTTGTATTGTTGTGGTCTTTTTTGTAGCTTCTTGACATCTTTTGCAGCAATGTTGATTCTGAGAGGTTCGCTGTACCGAGCGAATTAAGCCTGCTGGATGAGGGTGTCATTTGCATGTTCCAGCTTGACAAATCATTGATTCTATCCCATACCGCCATACAGCCGTACAGTGTCCCGCACTGACAGCCCCTGCCAACGGTGCCGTGAGCGGGACCAACTTCTACGGAGACGTGGCCAccttcacgtgtgacccaggGTACGGCCTGGTCGGCGGTTCTACAAGAACGTGTCAGGCGGACACCACTTGGAGTGGAAGCTCACCAACAtgcacaggtgagaaaccaccGTGAGGAGAGACAATGTCTTCTACCAACGCAGATGAACGTTCAAATGAAAATTCTTTGATTTCAACTGTCGTCAAGTACTTTAACccatttatatattttgtatcgTTTTGATCTTTTTTATCTTCTAGAATTGTTGACATCTTTTGTAGCAATGTCCCCTTTCCAAGCCGAACTTTCCGTTGGAATCCGTGCACATAAAGGCTTTTGACATGTATCCGAATTTTTAAAACAGCTTGGTACTTTCCCATAATAAATCCGCTCTTCTGCTGACGTTACTGACATTTGCTCCTGaaaaattaatgagctagcctttttggcacaaacagcctttattttgttctgaacccaaagtagcgatgtcaGACGCAACCTGATTGACTGACAGCTTCCCCATCGACCTTGGCGGGTTTTCGTGACAAGACGAACTTGTGGCAATCCTccgattggctgaaagctgttcgGTAGTGACATCACCAACTGTCGAAATCAGGGGTCAGACGAGAAGGATTTATTCTGAGAGGTTGGCTGTACCGAGCGAATTAAGCCTGCTGGATGAGGGTGTCATTTGCATGTTCCAGCTTGGCAAATCATTGATTCTACCCCATACCGCCATACAGCCGTACAGTGTCCCGCACTGACAGCTCCTGCCAATGGTGCCGTGAGCGGGACCAACTCATACGAAGACGTGGCCAccttcacgtgtgacccaggGTACAGCCTGGTCGGCGGTTCTACAAGAACGTGTCAGGCGGACACCACTTGGAGTGGAAGCTCACCAACAtgcacaggtgagaaaccaccGTGAGGAGAGACAATGTCTTCTACCAACGCAGATGAACGTTCAAATGAAAACTCTTTGATTTCAACTGTCGTCTAGTATTTTAACccatttatatattttgtatcgTTTTGATCTTTTTTAGCTTCCAGAATTGTTGACATCTTTTGTTGCAATGTTCCCTTTCCAAGCCGAACTTTCCGTTGGAATCCGCGCACATAAAGGCTTTTTACATGAATCAGAATTTTTAAAACAGCTTGGTACCCTCCCATAATAAACCCGCTCTTCTGTTGACGTTACTGACATTTGCTAATGAAAAATTAATGAGCCAGCCTTATATGGCACAAACAGcctttattttgttctgaacctaaagtagcAATGTCAGACGCAACCTGATTTACTGACAGCTTCCCCATCGACCTTGACGGATTTCCACAAGACGAACTTGTGGCAATCCTccgattggctgaaagctgttcgGTAGTGACATCACCAACTGTCGAAATCAGGGGTCAGAAGAGAAGGATTTATTCTGAGAGGTTCACTGTACCGAGCGAATTAAGCCTGCTGGATGAGGGTGTCATTTACATGTTCCAGCTTGACAAATCATTGATTCTACCCCATACCGCCATACAGCCGTACAGTGTCCCGCACTGACAGCCCCCGCCAATGGTGCCGTGAGCGGGACCAACTTCTACGGAGACGTGGCCAccttcacgtgtgacccaggGTACGGCCTGGTCGGCGGTTCTACAAGAACGTGTCAGGCGGACACCACTTGGAGTGGAAGCTCACCAACATGCACAGGTGAAAAACCACCAGGAGGAGAGACAATGTCTTCTACCAACGCAGATGAACGTTCAAATGAAAACTCTTTGATGTCAACTGCTGTCTAGTACTTTTAAATCCGTTTACGTATATCTAGAAAGAACATTTgtattgttatgtttttttttcagcttCTTGACATCTTTTGCAGCAATGTAGATTCTGAGAGGTTCGCTGTACCGAGCGAATTAAGCCTGCTGGATGAGGGTGTCATTTGCATGTTCCAGCTTGACAAATCATTGATTCTACCCCATACCGCCATACAGCCGTACAGTGTCCCGCACTGACAGCCCCCGCCAATGGTGCCGTGAGCGGGACCAACTTCTACGGAGACGTGGCCAccttcacgtgtgacccaggGTACAACCTGGTCGGCGGTTCTACAAGAACGTGTCAGGCGGACGCCACTTGGAGTGGAAGCTCACCAACATGCACAGGTGAAAAACCACCAGGAGGAGAGACAATgtcttctaccaacacagatgaacgttCAAATAAGCCTCTTTGATGTCAACTGCTGTCTAGTACTTTTAAATCCATTTACGTATATCTAGAAAGAACATTTGTATTGTTATGGTCTTTTTTGTACGTTCGTAGCTTCTTGACATCTTTTGCAGCAATGTTGATTCTGAGAGCTCGAGGTTCTCTGTACCGAGCGAATTAAGCCTGCTGGATGAGGGTGTCATTTGCATGTTCCAGCTTGACAAATCATTGATTCTACCCTTTACAGCCGTACAGTGTCCCGCACTGACGGACCCTGCCAACGGTGCCGTGAGCGGGACCAACTTCTACGGAGACGTGGCCAccttcacgtgtgacccaggGTACGGCCTGGTCGGTGGTTCTACAAGAACGTGTCAGGCGGACACCACTTGGAGTGGAAGCTCACCAACATGCTCAGGTGAGAAACCACCAGGAGGAGAGACAATGTCTTCTACCAACGCAGATGAACGTTCAAATGAAAACTCTTTGATGTGAACTGCTGTCTAGTACTTTTAAATCCATTTACGTATATCTAGAAAGAACATTTGTATTGTTATGGTCTTTTTTGTACGTGTGTAGCTTCTCGACATCTTTTGCAGCAATGTTGATTCTGAGAGGTTCTCTGTACCGAGCGAATTAAGCCTGCTAGATGAGGGTGCATTTTAAAATCGGGCTGGTGTCTTTACTTTTGACCTAGCTACTAGTACATTTATGTAGATAGTTATCACAATGATTGTGTCTTGTTGTTGCCATCTGCAGACATAGATGCCTGTCTGGCTAATCCGTGCcacgcccaggccacctgtagAGATAATCCCGCTCCTGCCCTTGATGCAACTTGTCAATGTAACACTGGGTACACAGGAGACGGACAGGCTgatggaactggatgttcaggttaGACCTTTTCAAAAATCGAAATTGTTCTCTTACACTATGGTAAATTGCATGAAAATCAGACAAATACTTGTGCCTTTTAGACTCAGGCTGATGTCTTTACTTTTGACCTAGCTACTAGTACATTTATGCAGATAGTTATCATACTGATTGTGTCTTATTGTTGCCATCTGCAGACATAGATGCCTGTTTGGCTAATCCGTGCcacgcccaggccacctgtagAGATAATCCCGCTCCTGCCCTTGATGTAACTTGTCAATGTAACACTGGGTACACAGGAGACGGACAGGCTgatggaactggatgttcaggttaGACCTTTTCAAAAATCGAAATTGTTCTCTTACACTATGGTAAATTGCATGAAAATCAGACAAATACTTGTGCCTTTTAGACTCAGGCTGATGTCTTTACTTTTGACCTAGCTACTAGTACATTTATGCAGATAGTTATCATACTGATTGTGTCTTATTGTTGCCATCTGCAGACATAGATGCCTGTTTGGCTAATCCGTGCcacgcccaggccacctgtagAGATAATCCCGCTCCTGCCCTTGATGCAGCTTGTCAATGTAACACTGGGTACACAGGAGACGGACAGGCTgatggaactggatgttcaggttaGACCTTTTCAAAAATCGAAATTGTTCTCTTACACTATGGTAAATTGCGTGAAAATCAGACAAATACTTGTGCCTTTTAGAATCAGGCTGGTGTCTTCACTTTTGACCTAGCTACTAGTACATTTTTTACTAGTACATCAATCTATCGATCtattaatctatcaatctatcGTTGTCAATGAGCACTTCCAAGTTAGTTATTCTATTTTGGCGTCCTgatcatgtatatatatataaaacgttatatatatatatatacatttttttgtaatgtTAATTTGCAGTTAGAGTAAGTCGTGCTTTTTTCTTTTGATAGATTTTCCCCCAAACCTATTTTTGGTCCTTTTTTACTGCAGTCACAAGTGAATGTATACCGAACCCCTGCCAGTATGGAGGCACCTGTGGTGAGCTGTCCCCGTCCGGGTACACCTGTCGGTGCAGGAGCGGCTACATTGGAGACAACTGTCAAATAGGTTGGACTTGGCATTTGTCTCTAATAGtgtcaatctccaagcagattgaccgatggcaatgacagtatccaaaggccCAAAGCGGTCCCGGTGGTCAGTCTGACTGCTTTGGGCCTTTGGACACTGCCATTGCCACCGGCAAATTCTCTTGGATATTATATCGGGGTGTCTTggtttatacaaatgtacaatatcGATTATCATGAAGCGATGGACCGTATCATCTCCCGAGTTACTAACTTTCACTTCTGTATGAATTTTGagacattttaaaacttttctctGTGAGATCTTGTGCGTGGGGACGATTTGGTCATCagactaacgttacattctaaATTCAGTTTTGAAGTCGGGTACAACACCATTAAATGGTCATGACAAAGTCACAAATGATGCCATTGATACATGAACGCAGCTCATCGTTACATGGGAGaatgctaatctccaagtagatgtaaggatgGGCTCGTTCTCAGTGTGGTACGTCTGTTTTTGCCTCATCTGACTCTCGTTTCTATTGTTGCATTTTTAACATTTCTCATTTTAGTTCATTGCAACTTTATCGAAATTGTTCGCTTTAAGCTGTATTTTGTATAGCACCaattttctaacattttcaGGTTGCAACATCAAGTACCACAAATTCCCAGTGGACCAGTTTGGTATCCACAACGGCAAGTGCTACTGGTTCTCTAGGAAAAGTGATAGAAGAAAATACAAAAGTGCGGAGACCTTTTGCAGCAGCAACCACGGAGGGAGACTCGTCATAATTAAGGACAAGAACAAGCAGTCGTTCCTTGAGAGCAAGATCAAAATGTTCCAAATAGGAAGGTGCGTTCATAACCTTTATGTAACTACATTTCTACATGAAGCTACCGCTTTTAGTAGTGGGAGAACGTAAacggcaaaaatagttactcaagcagctggataaaattttgaaacagtcaactGATAGTCAACCCTTTTCTGGGTTAGGGTATCCAGGGGGCGTAAGGTAGAAGTGacgaaatataacgttacataaaccGTGTGCGTCGG
Protein-coding regions in this window:
- the LOC136442463 gene encoding sushi, von Willebrand factor type A, EGF and pentraxin domain-containing protein 1-like isoform X6 — encoded protein: MAVESVFLLLVVLASIPLAAKGQTCPDGYSYNAGLCYRWTETLSFALDAIDDCASDGATLALPRSQGEHDYLTGLVSETILIGVTDIFNEGTWEYSDGTPIGAFNKLLPDADHPNTGQIDCVVMSKDHAYMWKPSSCSQQQYGYVCQKDADTGIPPLACPNGYSYNAGLCYRWTETLSSPLDAMDDCASDGSTLALPRSQGEHDYLTGLVSETTLIGVTDILNEGTWEYSDGTPIGAFNKFLPHAADADYPNTAQIDCVVMSKDHAYMWKPSSCSQQQYSYVCQQDADMTQFPQLECPAGYTGVSGTKCYRVVTTVDSAVTALAECQNEGADAVLPTSDLEHYYLKSLGLGTHWIGITDAEPHATEGNWVYITTGLPPLGAFNRWGSTANTDDLDCVTMDSTEAFQWAPTNCLDNHACVCQKDPPDQCPPLVPPGNGAVSGSSLPGAVATFSCDVGYNMHGASTTTCQADLTWSNTNYPTCIIAQCPPLSTLPHGSLSPVSHPYVYQDEVLFSCDTGYNIAGVSSITCQADGFWSDMMPTCNIVQCPLVTVQLPVIRSSGGSPYSYQDEVTFTCADGYAMDGAANATCQASGTWSDEVPTCNDIDACLATPCHAQATCTDNPAPALDAICECNTGYTGDGLADGNGCSVVQCPALTAPANGAVSGTNFYGDVATFTCDPGYNLVGGSTRTCQADTTWSGSSPTCTAVQCPALTAPANGAVSGTNFYGDVATFTCDPGYGLVGGSTRTCQADTTWSGSSPTCTAVQCPALTAPANGAVSGTNSYEDVATFTCDPGYSLVGGSTRTCQADTTWSGSSPTCTAVQCPALTAPANGAVSGTNFYGDVATFTCDPGYGLVGGSTRTCQADTTWSGSSPTCTDIDACLANPCHAQATCRDNPAPALDATCQCNTGYTGDGQADGTGCSDIDACLANPCHAQATCRDNPAPALDVTCQCNTGYTGDGQADGTGCSDIDACLANPCHAQATCRDNPAPALDAACQCNTGYTGDGQADGTGCSVTSECIPNPCQYGGTCGELSPSGYTCRCRSGYIGDNCQIGCNIKYHKFPVDQFGIHNGKCYWFSRKSDRRKYKSAETFCSSNHGGRLVIIKDKNKQSFLESKIKMFQIGSISKWIGLNDRGREKAFKWSDDSDFDASVYHNWRSIPTGRHKNRDCTAISKAKDSKWVLLNCNKIGQAFICELGTPFI
- the LOC136442463 gene encoding uncharacterized protein isoform X8, with amino-acid sequence MAVESVFLLLVVLASIPLAAKGQTCPDGYSYNAGLCYRWTETLSFALDAIDDCASDGATLALPRSQGEHDYLTGLVSETILIGVTDIFNEGTWEYSDGTPIGAFNKLLPDADHPNTGQIDCVVMSKDHAYMWKPSSCSQQQYGYVCQKDADTGIPPLACPNGYSYNAGLCYRWTETLSSPLDAMDDCASDGSTLALPRSQGEHDYLTGLVSETTLIGVTDILNEGTWEYSDGTPIGAFNKFLPHAADADYPNTAQIDCVVMSKDHAYMWKPSSCSQQQYSYVCQQDADMTQFPQLECPAGYTGVSGTKCYRVVTTVDSAVTALAECQNEGADAVLPTSDLEHYYLKSLGLGTHWIGITDAEPHATEGNWVYITTGLPPLGAFNRWGSTANTDDLDCVTMDSTEAFQWAPTNCLDNHACVCQKDPPDQCPPLVPPGNGAVSGSSLPGAVATFSCDVGYNMHGASTTTCQADLTWSNTNYPTCIIAQCPPLSTLPHGSLSPVSHPYVYQDEVLFSCDTGYNIAGVSSITCQADGFWSDMMPTCNIVQCPLVTVQLPVIRSSGGSPYSYQDEVTFTCADGYAMDGAANATCQASGTWSDEVPTCNDIDACLATPCHAQATCTDNPAPALDAICECNTGYTGDGLADGNGCSVVQCPALTAPANGAVSGTNFYGDVATFTCDPGYNLVGGSTRTCQADTTWSGSSPTCTAVQCPALTAPANGAVSGTNFYGDVATFTCDPGYGLVGGSTRTCQADTTWSGSSPTCTAVQCPALTAPANGAVSGTNSYEDVATFTCDPGYSLVGGSTRTCQADTTWSGSSPTCTAVQCPALTAPANGAVSGTNFYGDVATFTCDPGYGLVGGSTRTCQADTTWSGSSPTCTDIDACLANPCHAQATCRDNPAPALDVTCQCNTGYTGDGQADGTGCSDIDACLANPCHAQATCRDNPAPALDAACQCNTGYTGDGQADGTGCSVTSECIPNPCQYGGTCGELSPSGYTCRCRSGYIGDNCQIGCNIKYHKFPVDQFGIHNGKCYWFSRKSDRRKYKSAETFCSSNHGGRLVIIKDKNKQSFLESKIKMFQIGSISKWIGLNDRGREKAFKWSDDSDFDASVYHNWRSIPTGRHKNRDCTAISKAKDSKWVLLNCNKIGQAFICELGTPFI